The stretch of DNA ATGTCTTTTAGAGGTACGCCGGCTCGATAGGCCATGGTCATTCCGTCGCCAGTCGCCGTGTGGGAAAATGTTGTAAACTCGTACACGCGTGCGTAGCCACCAGTTGCCATTATGATGGCTTTGCTGTGAAAAACTGCCAGTTCACCAGTCTTTAGTTCTATTGCAGTTAAACCTGCCGCAACTTTATCTTCAACTATGAGGGAGGTAGCGAACCATTCGTCGTAGAATTTTATGTTTTCATACGTCTTGGCTTTTCCATCTAACGTATGCATCTCGTGAAAGCCTGTCATGTCGGCTGCGAAGCATGCTCGTGGGAAACTGTGGCCGCCGAAAGGGCGTTGGTTTATTTCTCCATCTTCGGTTCTGCTCCATGGGAGCCCCCAATGATCTAAGGTGAATATTTCTTTTGGGGCTTGTTTAACGAAGAGTTCGACGACATCTTGGTCTGCGAGGAAATCTGATCCTTTAACGGTGTCCCAGGCGTGTAAATCGTAAGAGTCTCCCTCTCTTAGCATAGCGGCAGTTCCGCCTTGTGCACAAACAGAGTGCGAACGTACAGGGTAGACTTTGGAAATTACGGCAATGTCTATTTTGCTGTTAAACTCGGCGGCGGCGATTGCGGCTCTCAAGCCGGCCATGCCTGCGCCTACTATAACTATATCATGAGTTAAAGTTTCCAACATTTTCACCCATATTTGCCATTTAAAGAGTCATTTAATCTGCAGACTGGCGTTTATATTTTTCCAAAATTTCGATTGTAAGAAGGAAAAGAGATTGGTTATATGGCTCTCGAAAGCAGCTCCGCTATGTCTAAGACTTGGATTTTACCTTCCAAACCTGTAGTTTTAACAGCGTCTTCAAAGGTTAAGAGACAGAAAGGACATGCAGTTGCCAATATTTCTGCTCCTGTTTCGATTGCGTCTTTGATGCGGGTTTCTGCAAGGCGTTCACCTGGAATGTCTATCCACATTCTTCCCCCGCCGCCTTCACAGCAAAGACTTCGCTCCCTAGAACGGTCGAATTCTACAAGGTTTACGCCTGGAATACTTTCAATGACCTTTCTAGGCTCGTCGTATATGCCATTTTGTTTTCCAATGAAGCAAGGATCGTGATAAATGACTGTTTTGTTTAGTTCCCCCGAAAATGTGAGTTTGCCTTTGTTGATTAGGTCTGCAAGTAGTTGCGTGTAATGCATGACCTCGAAGCTTGTTTGTCCATATCTGTTTTTAAAGGAGTGATACGCGTGTGGACAGTCTGTAACAACTTGCTTCACATCGTATTTGTTGAAGATTTTTATGTTTTCTTCGACTAGAAATTCAAATAATCCTTTCTCGCCCATACCGTAGACTTCGTTGCCGCAGCAGTTCTCTTCGTTTCCCAATGTCCCGAAGTTAACTCCCGCTTTTTCGAAACACTTCACCAAGCTTTTAGCCACATCTTGAACTCGAGGATCATAGGCGGGTGTACAACCTACAAAATAGAGAAACTCGACGCCTTGCGACACGTGTTTAATGTTCAAGTCTTGCGCCCACTCCGATCTTTTGCTTCTTATTCTCACCCACGGATTACCGTTTTTGAAAATGCTTTCCAAAGCGTCTCGAAGAGTTGTGGCGATTTGCCCCTGTTCTACGGCGAGGCTTCGAATGTCAATTAGAAAATCGTAGGGGTTAATTTCCTTTGGGCAGCGAACTCCACACGTAGCACAGGTTGTGCAGCTCCACAGCTCGTTTTGAGGATGTATTGTCAGCTTACCGCTTACAGCAATTTCCCGCATGTATTTTCTAACGTTCAAATTGGCTTTTCTAGCCACCGGACAACTTCCAGTACATATTCCGCAATGAATACATTCAAGCAACTTATGTTTCTGAACGAGTTCCTGGGCAGTCATTTTCGATATCTCGTTTCGATAAGATGAAGCATAAGCTTTTTTAAGCGTTTTCCTTGTATCAATCAAAATAACTCGAGGAAAATGAGAGACGACAAAATGGAGAAAGAGCTGCCGAGAATCGGGATTTATGTTTGCGAGTGTG from Candidatus Bathyarchaeota archaeon encodes:
- a CDS encoding FAD-binding protein translates to MLETLTHDIVIVGAGMAGLRAAIAAAEFNSKIDIAVISKVYPVRSHSVCAQGGTAAMLREGDSYDLHAWDTVKGSDFLADQDVVELFVKQAPKEIFTLDHWGLPWSRTEDGEINQRPFGGHSFPRACFAADMTGFHEMHTLDGKAKTYENIKFYDEWFATSLIVEDKVAAGLTAIELKTGELAVFHSKAIIMATGGYARVYEFTTFSHTATGDGMTMAYRAGVPLKDMEFIQFHPTGMVPSGILITGGARGEGGYLVNAKDERF
- a CDS encoding (Fe-S)-binding protein; this translates as MTAQELVQKHKLLECIHCGICTGSCPVARKANLNVRKYMREIAVSGKLTIHPQNELWSCTTCATCGVRCPKEINPYDFLIDIRSLAVEQGQIATTLRDALESIFKNGNPWVRIRSKRSEWAQDLNIKHVSQGVEFLYFVGCTPAYDPRVQDVAKSLVKCFEKAGVNFGTLGNEENCCGNEVYGMGEKGLFEFLVEENIKIFNKYDVKQVVTDCPHAYHSFKNRYGQTSFEVMHYTQLLADLINKGKLTFSGELNKTVIYHDPCFIGKQNGIYDEPRKVIESIPGVNLVEFDRSRERSLCCEGGGGRMWIDIPGERLAETRIKDAIETGAEILATACPFCLLTFEDAVKTTGLEGKIQVLDIAELLSRAI